From Apis cerana isolate GH-2021 linkage group LG10, AcerK_1.0, whole genome shotgun sequence, one genomic window encodes:
- the LOC107995540 gene encoding serine/threonine-protein kinase MARK1 isoform X2, producing MDSGVGQGKKQIRVGFYDIEGTIGKGNFAVVKLARHRITKTEVAIKIIDKTQLDPTNLEKVYREVEIMKQLEHPHIVKLYQVMETKNMIYMVCEYASKGEIFDYIARYGRMGEPRARATFAQILSAVEYCHATGVAHRDLKAENLLLDAQMNVKIADFGFSNRFSPGERLSTWCGSPPYAAPEVFRGKHYAGPEIDVWSLGVVLYVLVCGALPFDGSTLQSLRDRVLSGRFRIPYFMSTDCESLIRKMLVLEPTKRYTIPQIKRHRWMAGSADTICSMIITRSSSSIQEPNEQILRLMHSLGIDITRTRESLRNSSYDHHAAIYFLLLERLKQHRVSSTTNNACWPSVARTKEDKFKSRTREDATRGGKRFSSTSSSTDEGCCSAEGDLEEGPSGDELREAQIKLEEHRLGLDQDISQRIDSQIVNRRLSDYQQHFDTSLMDSIDPPSRTTLFIAGGSGSSSSELFESSFDSGCPPDYSGANSFTSSLPSCTPPPPMSPSPITGRISRVSQGRRASDGGPRLLFFQQGGGDRPTKQRSIQDSGKARGHLDLVHLRPPSTPPENQAQFKIRGDSSTQLQLLVQQRMLQQKRNLYHRHRGGGSPTPIPVSTSTTRRTDHVPRQDSYKLAQRTQILPPLSQGHVDRDFDRERKRDEERWKSLPSRLAADCQLAERTLLWSQQVGLSGGASYLPPGSVGGFLWPTGSNPHSTIFENVGDPME from the exons atggatTCTGGAGTGGGACaaggaaaaaaacaaattcgtGTAGGATTTTATGATATTGAAGGTACCATTGGCAAAGGAAACTTTGCAGTGGTAAAATTAGCTAGACATCGTATTACTAAAACAGAG gtggctattaaaataattgataaaacacAATTAGATCCTACTAATCTTGAAAAAGTTTATAGAGAGGTAGAAATAATGAAGCAATTAGAACATCCacatattgttaaattatatcaagtaatggaaacaaaaaatatgatatatatg GTGTGTGAATATGCAAGTAAAGGTGAAATATTTGACTATATTGCACGATATGGAAGAATGGGAGAACCCAGAGCTCGTGCAACATTTGCTCAAATACTTTCTGCGGTTGAATACTGCCATGCAACGGGTGTAGCACATCGTGATCTCAAAGCTGAAAATTTACTCTTAGATGCTCAGATGAATGTTAAAATTGCTGATTTTGGTTTTAGTAATAGATTTTCACCTGGAGAAAGATTAAGTACATGGTGTGGAAGCCCTCCTTATGCAGCACCAGAAGTTTTTCGAGGAAAACATTATGCTGGTCCTGAAATTGATGTATGG agttTAGGtgttgtattatatgtattagtaTGTGGAGCACTGCCCTTTGATGGATCTACCCTTCAATCTTTAAGAGATCGTGTTTTAAGTGGAAGATTTAGAATTCCATATTTCATGAGTAcag atTGTGAaagtttaattcgaaaaatgttgGTTTTGGAACCTACAAAACGATATACTATTCCACAAATAAAGAGACATCGTTGGATGGCTGGATCAGCAGATACTATTTGTTCAATGATTATAACAAGATCATCATCATCTATTCAAGAACCAAATGAACAAATACTTCGACTTATGCATAGTTTAGGCATAGATATCACGCGAACTAGagag tCATTAAGGAATAGTAGTTATGATCATCATGCtgctatttatttcttattattggaAAGATTAAAACAACATCGTGTCAGCAGCACTACAAATAATGCTTGTTGGCCAAGTGTTGCAAGAACAAAAGAAGACAAATTCAAGTCaag AACAAGGGAAGATGCAActcgaggaggaaaaagatTTAGTTCAACTAGTTCTTCAACTGATGAAGGATGCTGTAGTGCAGAAGGTGATTTAGAGGAAGGTCCAAGTGGTGATGAATTGAGAGAAGCTCAAATTAAACTCGAGGAACATAGATTAGGCCTAGATCAAGATATTAGTCAACGAATTGACAGTCAAATAGTTAATCGAAGATTGAGTGATTATCAACAGCATTTTGATACCTCTCTTATGGATTCTATTGATCCTCCTAGTCGAACAACATTGTTTATTGCGGGTGGTAGTGGTAGTTCATCATCCGAGCTTTTTGAATCTAGTTTTGATTCTGGTTGCCCACCAGATTACTCAGGAGCAAATTCATTTACGAGTAGCTTGCCTTCCTGCACGCCTCCACCACCTATGAGTCCATCGCCAATTACCGGTAGAATATCAAGAGTTTCTCAAGGTCGTAGAGCTTCAGATGGTGGACCCagattattgttttttcaacAAGGTGGAGGAGACAGACCGACTAAGCAGCGAAGTATTCAAG attctgGCAAAGCTAGAGGTCATTTAGATCTTGTTCATTTAAGACCACCATCTACACCACCAGAAAATCAAgcacaatttaaaattcgtgGTGATTCCAGTACACAGTTACAATTGCTAGTGCAACAACGTATGTTGCAACAAAAACGAAACTTATATCACAGACATAGAGGTGGAGGAAGTCCAACTCCGATACCGGTATCAACAAGTACTACTAGACGCACTGATCACGTACCAAGACAAGACAGTTATAAACTAGCTCAAAGAACACAGATCTTACCACCTTTATCTCAGGGACATGTTGATAGAGACTTtgatagagaaagaaaacgagatGAAGAAAGATGGAAAAGTTTACCATCTCGACTTGCAGCAGATTGTCAATTAGCAGAAAGGACACTGCTGTGGAGCCAAC
- the LOC107995540 gene encoding serine/threonine-protein kinase MARK1 isoform X1: protein MDSGVGQGKKQIRVGFYDIEGTIGKGNFAVVKLARHRITKTEVAIKIIDKTQLDPTNLEKVYREVEIMKQLEHPHIVKLYQVMETKNMIYMVCEYASKGEIFDYIARYGRMGEPRARATFAQILSAVEYCHATGVAHRDLKAENLLLDAQMNVKIADFGFSNRFSPGERLSTWCGSPPYAAPEVFRGKHYAGPEIDVWSLGVVLYVLVCGALPFDGSTLQSLRDRVLSGRFRIPYFMSTDCESLIRKMLVLEPTKRYTIPQIKRHRWMAGSADTICSMIITRSSSSIQEPNEQILRLMHSLGIDITRTRESLRNSSYDHHAAIYFLLLERLKQHRVSSTTNNACWPSVARTKEDKFKSRTREDATRGGKRFSSTSSSTDEGCCSAEGDLEEGPSGDELREAQIKLEEHRLGLDQDISQRIDSQIVNRRLSDYQQHFDTSLMDSIDPPSRTTLFIAGGSGSSSSELFESSFDSGCPPDYSGANSFTSSLPSCTPPPPMSPSPITGRISRVSQGRRASDGGPRLLFFQQGGGDRPTKQRSIQDSGKARGHLDLVHLRPPSTPPENQAQFKIRGDSSTQLQLLVQQRMLQQKRNLYHRHRGGGSPTPIPVSTSTTRRTDHVPRQDSYKLAQRTQILPPLSQGHVDRDFDRERKRDEERWKSLPSRLAADCQLAERTLLWSQQKKIYQVGLSGGASYLPPGSVGGFLWPTGSNPHSTIFENVGDPME, encoded by the exons atggatTCTGGAGTGGGACaaggaaaaaaacaaattcgtGTAGGATTTTATGATATTGAAGGTACCATTGGCAAAGGAAACTTTGCAGTGGTAAAATTAGCTAGACATCGTATTACTAAAACAGAG gtggctattaaaataattgataaaacacAATTAGATCCTACTAATCTTGAAAAAGTTTATAGAGAGGTAGAAATAATGAAGCAATTAGAACATCCacatattgttaaattatatcaagtaatggaaacaaaaaatatgatatatatg GTGTGTGAATATGCAAGTAAAGGTGAAATATTTGACTATATTGCACGATATGGAAGAATGGGAGAACCCAGAGCTCGTGCAACATTTGCTCAAATACTTTCTGCGGTTGAATACTGCCATGCAACGGGTGTAGCACATCGTGATCTCAAAGCTGAAAATTTACTCTTAGATGCTCAGATGAATGTTAAAATTGCTGATTTTGGTTTTAGTAATAGATTTTCACCTGGAGAAAGATTAAGTACATGGTGTGGAAGCCCTCCTTATGCAGCACCAGAAGTTTTTCGAGGAAAACATTATGCTGGTCCTGAAATTGATGTATGG agttTAGGtgttgtattatatgtattagtaTGTGGAGCACTGCCCTTTGATGGATCTACCCTTCAATCTTTAAGAGATCGTGTTTTAAGTGGAAGATTTAGAATTCCATATTTCATGAGTAcag atTGTGAaagtttaattcgaaaaatgttgGTTTTGGAACCTACAAAACGATATACTATTCCACAAATAAAGAGACATCGTTGGATGGCTGGATCAGCAGATACTATTTGTTCAATGATTATAACAAGATCATCATCATCTATTCAAGAACCAAATGAACAAATACTTCGACTTATGCATAGTTTAGGCATAGATATCACGCGAACTAGagag tCATTAAGGAATAGTAGTTATGATCATCATGCtgctatttatttcttattattggaAAGATTAAAACAACATCGTGTCAGCAGCACTACAAATAATGCTTGTTGGCCAAGTGTTGCAAGAACAAAAGAAGACAAATTCAAGTCaag AACAAGGGAAGATGCAActcgaggaggaaaaagatTTAGTTCAACTAGTTCTTCAACTGATGAAGGATGCTGTAGTGCAGAAGGTGATTTAGAGGAAGGTCCAAGTGGTGATGAATTGAGAGAAGCTCAAATTAAACTCGAGGAACATAGATTAGGCCTAGATCAAGATATTAGTCAACGAATTGACAGTCAAATAGTTAATCGAAGATTGAGTGATTATCAACAGCATTTTGATACCTCTCTTATGGATTCTATTGATCCTCCTAGTCGAACAACATTGTTTATTGCGGGTGGTAGTGGTAGTTCATCATCCGAGCTTTTTGAATCTAGTTTTGATTCTGGTTGCCCACCAGATTACTCAGGAGCAAATTCATTTACGAGTAGCTTGCCTTCCTGCACGCCTCCACCACCTATGAGTCCATCGCCAATTACCGGTAGAATATCAAGAGTTTCTCAAGGTCGTAGAGCTTCAGATGGTGGACCCagattattgttttttcaacAAGGTGGAGGAGACAGACCGACTAAGCAGCGAAGTATTCAAG attctgGCAAAGCTAGAGGTCATTTAGATCTTGTTCATTTAAGACCACCATCTACACCACCAGAAAATCAAgcacaatttaaaattcgtgGTGATTCCAGTACACAGTTACAATTGCTAGTGCAACAACGTATGTTGCAACAAAAACGAAACTTATATCACAGACATAGAGGTGGAGGAAGTCCAACTCCGATACCGGTATCAACAAGTACTACTAGACGCACTGATCACGTACCAAGACAAGACAGTTATAAACTAGCTCAAAGAACACAGATCTTACCACCTTTATCTCAGGGACATGTTGATAGAGACTTtgatagagaaagaaaacgagatGAAGAAAGATGGAAAAGTTTACCATCTCGACTTGCAGCAGATTGTCAATTAGCAGAAAGGACACTGCTGTGGAGCCAAC